The following proteins come from a genomic window of Miscanthus floridulus cultivar M001 chromosome 2, ASM1932011v1, whole genome shotgun sequence:
- the LOC136539561 gene encoding polyol transporter 5-like, translated as MAEQHKDGLPDGVTPPRKKTNVRFAFACAILASMTSILLGYDIGVMSGAALFIKEDLKISDVEVEVLLGILNLYSLIGSFAAGRTSDWIGRRLTIILAAVIFFVGAIMMGLSVNYSMLMAGRFVAGIGVGYALMIAPVYTAEVSPASSRGFLTSFPEVFINLGILLGYVSNYAFAHLSLKLGWRLMLGIGAAPSVVLALMVLGMPESPRWLVMKGRLADAKVVLGKTSDTPEEAALRLADIKEAAGIPADLDGDVVAVAKRTGGEERVWKELILSPTPAVRRVLLSALGIHFFQQSSGIDSVVLYSPRVFQSAGIADKNKLLGATCAVGVTKTVFILVATFTLDRFGRRPLLLTSTGGMIVSLVGLGFGLTVIGQHPEGTTIPWAIGVCIASILGVVAFFSIGLGPITWVYSSEIFPLHLRALGCALGVGLNRVTSGVISMTFLSLSKGITIGGSFFLYAGIASLAWVFFFTYLRETRGRTLEQMGDLFGIPNMADDSDQQSSPGKEKKTSSNVEMSSSTASSSDIRNE; from the exons ATGGCAGAACAGCATAAAGATGGCCTCCCGGACGGTGTCACGCCGCCGCGGAAGAAGACTAACGTCCGGTTCGCTTTTGCCTGCGCCATCTTGGCCTCCATGACCTCCATCCTTCTCGGCTACG ACATCGGGGTGATGAGCGGCGCGGCGCTGTTCATCAAGGAGGACCTCAAGATCTCAGACGTGGAGGTGGAGGTCCTGCTCGGCATCCTCAACCTCTACTCGCTCATCGGCTCCTTCGCGGCAGGGCGCACCTCCGACTGGATCGGACGCCGGCTCACCATCATCCTCGCGGCCGTCATCTTCTTCGTCGGGGCCATCATGATGGGCTTGTCGGTGAACTACTCCATGCTCATGGCTGGCAGGTTCGTGGCGGGCATCGGCGTCGGCTACGCGCTCATGATCGCGCCCGTCTACACGGCCGAGGTCTCGCCGGCGTCATCACGGGGGTTCCTCACCTCCTTCCCCGAGGTGTTCATCAACTTAGGCATCCTGCTCGGCTACGTTTCCAACTACGCCTTTGCCCACCTCAGCTTGAAGCTCGGCTGGCGCCTCATGCTCGGCATCGGCGCCGCGCCTTCCGTCGTCCTCGCGCTCATGGTGCTCGGCATGCCCGAGTCCCCGCGGTGGCTGGTCATGAAAGGCCGTCTCGCCGACGCCAAAgtggtgctcggcaagacctccGACACGCCGGAGGAGGCCGCCCTGCGGCTCGCGGACATCAAGGAGGCGGCCGGCATCCCCGCGGACCTCGACGGGGACGTCGTCGCTGTGGCCAAGAGGACCGGCGGCGAGGAGCGCGTGTGGAAGGAGCTGATCCTGTCCCCGACGCCCGCCGTCCGGCGCGTGCTCCTGTCGGCGCTCGGCATCCACTTCTTCCAGCAGTCGTCGGGCATCGACTCGGTGGTGCTCTACAGCCCGCGCGTGTTCCAGAGCGCCGGCATCGCCGACAAGAACAAGCTGCTGGGCGCCACGTGCGCCGTGGGCGTGACCAAGACTGTCTTCATCCTGGTAGCCACGTTCACGCTGGATCGCTTCGGCCGCCGGCCTCTCCTGCTGACGAGCACTGGGGGCATGATCGTCAGCCTCGTCGGCCTCGGGTTCGGGCTCACCGTGATCGGCCAGCACCCGGAGGGCACCACCATCCCCTGGGCCATCGGCGTCTGCATCGCCTCCATCCTCGGGGTGGTGGCCTTCTTCTCCATCGGGCTCGGCCCCATCACGTGGGTGTACAGCTCCGAGATCTTCCCGCTTCACCTGCGCGCGCTCGGGTGCGCGCTCGGCGTCGGTTTGAACCGCGTCACCAGCGGGGTCATCTCCATGACCTTCCTGTCGCTGTCCAAGGGCATCACCATCGGAGGCAGCTTCTTCCTCTACGCGGGCATCGCCTCGCTCGCCtgggtcttcttcttcacctacCTCCGCGAGACACGCGGCCGCACGCTGGAGCAGATGGGCGACCTCTTCGGCATCCCCAACATGGCCGACGATAGCGACCAGCAGTCGTCGCCCGGCAAGGAGAAGAAGACCTCGAGCAACGTCGAGATGTCATCATCGACGGCCTCTAGTAGTGATATCAGAAACGAGTGA